The DNA window CCTGCTCACCGTCGAGCGCGGCGCCGTCGGGCTGGGCATCTCCTGCCTGATCGGGCTGCCACTGGGCTGGGCGATGGGGACGTGGTCGTGGCTGCGCGAGCTGCTGGACTCGTGGGTGCAGGTGCTCATGTCCGTGCCGCCGATCGTCATCGTCGTGGTGGGCATGATCTGGCTGGGGCCCACCGCCGGGGTCGTCGTCCTCGTGGTCGCCCTGGTGACGCTGCCCCTGCTGACCACCGCCGTGCGCGACGCCGTGGCGGGCGTCGACGCCGACCTGCTGGACATGGCCCGGGTCTTCGCCCGGAGCCGGGCGTGGACCGTGCGCCGGATCATTCTGCCCGCGGTGGCTCCTCCGGTACTGTCGGCGCTGACCGTGGCCGTGGGGCAGTCGGTGCGGGTCACCGTCATGTCCGAGCTGCTCAGCACGACGACGGGGCTGGGCGCGCAGGTCCAGCAGGCGCGCACCAATCTGGAGACGGCCGACGTCTTCGCCCTGTCCGTCGTCATGGCGGGACTCACGCTCGCCCTCGAACTGTGCGTCCTGGGGCCGCTGCGCCGCAATCTGGCCCGGTCCTCGACCTGACGCCGCCCGGCGCCCCGCGCCGCGGCCCGGCAACCGAATTTCAACCATCCCCGCAATACGCGAAAGGAATCCGATATGCCCACCACTCCCGTGACCGAGTCCCTCTTCCGCCTCGGCCTCAACGAGTCCCTGCCCATCAGCGAGGAGGCCACCACCTCCCGCGTCGTGGTCAACAACGACGTGCTGCGCACCGTCGTCTTCACCTTCGACGCCGGGCAGGTGCTCACCGAGCACGCCTCCACCAAGGCCGTCGTCGTCACCCTCCTTCAGGGCGAGATGGACTTCTCCATCGGCGAGCGCACCGAGCGCATGAGGGCCGGCGACGTCATCTACCTGGCCCCCAATGACCGCCACGCCTTGACCGCGGTGACCCCCTGCCGCATGCAGCTGGTCATGGTGGACGTCGACGCGAAGGACTGAGCCCCGCTCATTCCGCCGGCCCGCCGTCTCCCCCGGTCGGCTCGTCCGACTGGAGGAGGCGGCGCAGCAGGGCGATGTCGTGGAGGTCCTCGGGGCGCGGCTCGTAGCCCCGGTGGAGCTCCATGAGGCGGGCCGCGGTGGCGACCACGACCCGGCGACCGCCGATGCGGCCCCGCGTGCGGTCGGCGGCGCGGTGCTCGAAGACCTGGGTGCCGAAGCCCGCCTGCACGCCGTC is part of the Actinomyces sp. oral taxon 414 genome and encodes:
- a CDS encoding cupin domain-containing protein, producing the protein MPTTPVTESLFRLGLNESLPISEEATTSRVVVNNDVLRTVVFTFDAGQVLTEHASTKAVVVTLLQGEMDFSIGERTERMRAGDVIYLAPNDRHALTAVTPCRMQLVMVDVDAKD
- a CDS encoding ABC transporter permease, whose product is MPRRRSWAERLRSALLWWTGIALAVLIWHMAARTQPQYVLPGPQTTWTALLGLVRDGELGGALLLTVERGAVGLGISCLIGLPLGWAMGTWSWLRELLDSWVQVLMSVPPIVIVVVGMIWLGPTAGVVVLVVALVTLPLLTTAVRDAVAGVDADLLDMARVFARSRAWTVRRIILPAVAPPVLSALTVAVGQSVRVTVMSELLSTTTGLGAQVQQARTNLETADVFALSVVMAGLTLALELCVLGPLRRNLARSST